The region TAATTTTGATTCAGAATATAAAAATGAAAAACTTTATCTCCATGAAATTGTTAATTATTCCCTGAATCCACATTGGGATAATGAATGGGAAAAAAATTATTTCAAACAAAATGGAATAAAATTAAGCTTTGGTAGCATTGCTTCAGATAAACTTTTATGTATTGGAGATATTGTAATAAATCAAGAATTAGATAAAAATTTGACTTTTAGATATTTTTTTAAATGGAGGGCAAGCAAATATAGAAATACAGAAGAAAAAAACTCATATTTTGGACTTGAGAAGGCTTTATATAATAATATCTCTGTTTTTTTTATGCTTAACCCTGCTTATAATAAAGATGAACTTGACGGCCTTTTAGGTATATCTATAATGGATTATTCCTTTGAGCAATATATTAGGGTCTCTTTATGTTACGATGATTTTATATATGATAAAAAAAATTCTATGGGTGGAAAAACTGAAAAAGCGCCAATAGGGGTTAAATGGGATATTAGAATTGGAAGTGATACGCTATGGTTATTTTCAGAAGGTAAATACTCATCAGGATTTAAGCGCAAGTATCCAATAATAGAATTATCTCCAATTGTTACTTCCCATGAGCAGCAAATAAATGACGTAATTTTAAAATTATATTTAAAAATTAACAGTAATTCATTATCTGAAATCAACTATTATCATTATCATTTTTATGAAGTAAAAAAACATTATAAAAACCTTGATAACTATTCTTATCTTAACGAAATCAATAATATCTCTTTAAAATACATGCTTTCTTTAACTTACGATGACAGAATTAGAACTGAGATAAATTACCTATTCCAAAATTCAAAAGCATTTGGATGTAGAGATTATAAATATCACAGGCATGATTTTATGCCAGCTATATTTTATGAGCATGATTTTGAAAATACTTCTTTTGAAATAGGCTATATGAGTTCAACATTTAATTGGGATAATAATGAACTTAACAATGCTTATACAAATAGCGGATATATCGATAAAATTAAAATGGGCTGGACTTACTTTTTTGGAAATAAAGCGAAATTACAGCTTTCTGTTAGCCATGTATTGAGTGTATCAGGGTTTGGAGGTGGAAACCTACAATATATATTGATCTTTTAAACCCCTGTTAACTTTTTAATTTATATTTTTTTGTTAACATCTATATTAAATCAAGTTATTTAAAGTTATTATATTGTAAATCTCCATTAAAAATTTTATATTACTGTTAAATAACTTAACAGGGATTTAATAAATTAGTGAATAACTTAAATTTCTATTTCCTTAGTGAAAATCAAATAAATAAATGACATACTATTCAGCTGTCTAAGGCTAACATATAAAGCATCATCAAATTTTACTGTCTAAAAACAGAAATGATATGTCATTTTTAATTGCGGATTAACCTGATTGAAATGATTTGAATGATTAATTTTTGTTATATTAAATTAATAGCGGCATTTTATTTGCATACAAAGAACTCTCGTAAATGACACAATTTACACCTCCACTAAATTGGTAATTCAATAAGTTGGAGGTTCTCCCCCCTTTTTTATCACTTGCTGTACCCACAAATATGGGTACAGCTATTTTAAAATTAAAATAAAGAATTTATAAAACAACCCGATTTTTCCGAAGCTATATTTTTTTCGGAGGTTTCTATTATATTTGAATCGGCTATTCGTTTTGATGATGTAAGTTTTAATTTATAATAATTATCTCCAATTCTATATTTGAGTATTAAATAATAAGTTCCAGAAAAGGGAAGATTTATTTTTAGTCTTTCATTTTCAAGATTATCGTAGCCCCCATAATATGTGTCATGCATAAGGATTTTTCCATCACTATCTTTAATAAAAAAATCGCAGTTAAAATGCTTTTTTGGGTATTCATTTAGAGGAGCTTCTTTTAAAAAGCTTATTGTTATATCATCCGCTGAATCAGTTTGAAAAGAAAACCAATCATTATCATCTTCTGAAGAAAGTTGACCTCTTACAGTGTCTCCTAATTGAATAAAATTAGCTTTGGCCATAATATCATTTGGTTCTATCTCATAGGGAATTGAGGATGAATTAGAAGTAGTTACTTTGACCCTGTAGCTATTTGCAAAATCTTTACATTCTTTAAGTCTAATATAATATGTTCCTGATTCAGGAACATAAGCCTCAACAATAATTGGATCTTCCTTTTCATTACTGAAATATGTATATTTCCTCATAGCCAAAATATTTAAAATTGAAGCATCATTTTTATCTATTCCGACTATTGCGATTTCAGCATCATAATCAAGATTACCTTCAAATACAAAATTTACTTTTATGATGTCAGGCCCATTTGTAACTACAGAATACCAATCAATATCGTCAATAGATGAAAACTGCCCTATTTTTTCTGTGCCACTTCCTAAAAAAACAGCTTGTTCAGGTTTTTCATTGGGCTCAAATTCAAATGGAGAAATATCTGTTTCAGTAAATGTAGTAGTAAAACTATATCTATCAAGTGCATAGGAATTTGATAGAACAATATAATATTTTCCAGGTTTTGTTGCAGCAGCGAAAAATTTTGATAAATATCCGTATTTCCATCCGCTGTAATAACTATCCGCTGATAATATATTATTACTTGAGTCCTTTATTGAAATTTTAGTATGAGAATCAGCTTCAGATTTATAAGTTACATTGATTAAACCTTGAGAAGGAACATCAATTAAAAACCAGTCTTCTTCATTAAAAACTGAAAGTGTAAGGTTATAATTATCAGTGCTTTGAGCATTATATACCTTCACATAGTAAAACCCAGCATTTTCAGCCTCAATGGAATAGACTCCCGGCTCATTGAGCGAGCTGTCATAATCCATTTGAGAAAGTACATATCCTTTTTCATCTTCTACAGAGATTTGGCATTTTAAATTTCCATTAGGCTGACTTGCTTTAAAATATATATTTATAAAATCTAATCCTGATGTTCCTATTGCAAAATAATCTTCATCTGAAGAAGATGAAATATTTCCAGTTACAGGCATTCCTGCGATTAATTGTTGAGCTGTATTTCTGTCATTATTAGATTCAATTTCATATTGATGGGAAGACGAATTTGAAACAGCCACAGTAAGAAGATAATTATCTTTTCTGTCACAGTTTTTTACTACAACAAAATAACTGCCGGGTTTATTAGCTGTAACGGAAAAAAAAAGATATTTTGCTTCTCCTTTGACATCAAATTCTTTTTTATCAATGACATTCTCTTCCGCGTCTTCAATTATAATATCAAAAACATTGTCCGTTGGTATTCCCGGAGTACAGTCAACATAAGTGTCCTCACCTTCTTCATTATCTTCAGCTAATTTAAAATAAACATGGATAGTATCTGGAACTGTAGTTTTGATTAAAAACCAGTCCTGATCAATTATCTTTGAAATATGGCCTCTTACTGGCCTTCCAGAAACAATTGAATTTGAACTAAATTTGTTATTGTTTGGTTCAATTTCATATTGGCTTGAAGAAGAGCGTTCTCCAAATATCACACTGCCGCTCGAAATTAAATTAGCTTGAGCCATATGATCGTTAGGTTCTACTTCAAAAGTTCCAGCTTCACAATTTAAATTCAGAACAACACACATAATAAAAATAAATAGTCCAAATAATACTTTTTTCATTTGCATATCTCCAATGTCTTAAATATTATAGTTGAAAATTTCTTAAATTTATGACTTAAAGATGTTTTAGTGTCAATATAAAATTTAGGAGTTTCTCCCATGAAAATTAGAAGTTGCGTTTCTTCATCTGGTCAATTCATATATGGTATCCATAAGCCTTCTTTTAAAGTAGATAATTTAAGGGAGTTTAATTACATATCAACATTAGGTATTCTTCCTGATGGAAGTAATTATGAAAACAACTATAATTTTCCTCAAGATGATGTAAATGTAATAAATGCTGACTGTATTTATGAAATTCCCAATGCTTTTCCTTTTAAGGGAACTACTTATATCTCAAAAAAATGGGCTGATGAAAAAGCTCATAATCCTGCATCAATATATCTGTCTAATAAATCAAAAATCTCTTTTTCTGATACTATCCAAAGTTTAATTCCAACTGATGAAAAAAAAATGGATATTATTTTTGAAAAACTCCCCTGTGAAATTCTTGTAGCTTTAGCATCAACATCAACTGACCCTGAAGATTTAAAACGAATTGCCAGATTGAGCTGCGACTTTATTTTTGACCCTTTAACTAATTTACCAAAAGGCATTAAATATTTTGTAAGTCTTGACGGAAAAAAGCGTCCTTGTCTAAAAAACGAATTTCTTTTTGAAGTCGTAGCGAATAATCCTTTTATGCCCGATGAATATAAAGATGTAATGGTATTAAGGCCTGGAATTCAAGGGGACAGTGAAATAATAGGAGAATGGAAAAAAAAAGAAAGTCATGTATTTGAATATTTAAGAAAAAATAGTTATATCCCCTGGGGGCATTATGCCGCTAATATGGCTAATGATTCTATAAGATATAGTCTTGATAAGCTTAATATGAAAGACATTACAGGCATGAGGCATCTTTATTATCAAAGAACTTATGTTCGGTTAGCAAGGGATTTAGGACTAAACATAAATTCAAAAAGAAAAATGTTTTCTGTAAAGGACATTGAATTACTTAGAAAAAAAATTAAAAATATAATTTTTTCAGACTCCAATAAAATTAAATTAAAATTTAATAGCACTTTATGGGGATGGAATTTTGGATTTGATTATGCTCCATCAAAATATCGCCTTCACGCTTCCCATCAGCAGATACACCAACAATTCGCAATGATACCATCAACCGTAACTCTGTGTGATAATGAAACTCTTCCATCCTATAGCTGTGGAGATTTAATACATAATTTCATTCAAGAATACAGACAAGAAACAGGCAAAAACTTTTTTGATGTTTACATTCAAGCAATAAAAAACAATAAACGAATTGATGGAAATACAAAAAAAAAATCAAGCATAATAATCTATGAAGACAATAATATTATTCTATTTGCGCCAAAAGCCCAAACATCCCAATGGGAAATTCAACTTATGACTTTAAAGCCTATTGGCAACATATTAGAGCTTGATACTGATAGTAGAAAATCCATTGATACAGGCATTTTCATTGCTTCCAAAGTTTTACACAGTATGGGCGCAAAAATGATAACAACTATTGAATATTCTAAACGGTTTAATCTGACAGATTCTGATCAAAGGCTCATGTATTGCTTTTTACCAAGATTGCCAGAATCACCAGGTGCTTTCAGTGAAGCTCAACTTCGCTTTATTAATGGACATTATCCTGAAGACTTCGCTATAGCGGCAAAAATGACACCATTTTTTCAAGAATTTTCAAAAATATTTAAAACATAATTTTTTTGCTGCTAAAAATTCTATTGTTTGACAAAAAAAAGTTTATTAAGTTATATAAGTTTTACTTGTAAGAACTAAATTTTTTAAATATGTTTTGAACATAAGGGGACATATTGTGGGAAAAAAAATAATTTTAACTTTATCCATCTTAACGTTTCTAATCCCTTCAGTTTATGCAAGGGATGTGGACGATAGCGCTTTTTATCTTGGAACCGGCTGCTCATTTGCTTATGAAATGTTTGATTACAGTGAAGACTACAATGCAGACTACGGAAATACTTTTGGTTTCTACCTAAAAACAGGCTATCGTTTTAATCGCTATATCAGCTTTCAGATTGATTTTGACTATTTTAGAAATTTTTTAGATTCAAAGTACTCAGATTGTTATTATTGCAGCAATTATGATCCAGCTTCAAGGGATTTTGACATTTTAACCTTAACGGGAGGTTTAAAATTATCAGTAAAACTTACTAATTCTTTAAGACCGTATGTGTTTGCTGGAGCTGGAATAATTAAAGGAAAAACTGATTTTGAATCCTTCGCTGCAGCAGAAATTTCAAGTCAAACTGTAACTGATTCTGGAAAATGCGTAAAAGCCGCTGCTGGTATTGATTACTTCCTTTCAGATAATGTTTCTCTTGGATTTGAAGGTGGTTATACAAAGGCATTTGGAGACCTTGATGAAATAAAATTCGCGTTTGGTAATATAAATGTCGCATTTTATTTTTAGTTTATTAAAACTTATTTGGATTCATCAATTAAATTAATCTTTAAGGAATTTAATATGCTTTTTTATAAGAAAATGTTGCTATTAGCATTTATTCTTTTTTTCTATACATGTGCATGGTCAATGGAAAGCATAGAAAAAGAATTTGAAAACTACAAACTAACCGGAGTGCCTTTGTCTTTGATGGATGCTGTTCGCCTTACATTAGAAAATGATTCCAACATTGACATCCAAAAAGAAGACTCAAATTATAAACAAGGAACTCTTCAAATTGCATCAAGCGAGTTTGACTTAAAGCTATCAATAGACGCTTCTGGAAGTTTTGTTCAAGAAGAATTATCTCCTAAAGAATATAAAGAACAACTGGCTATAAATGAACGGCTAAGAGGTATTGCAAATGGTGCACATAAAGTTGTTCAGGACATTGAAAAACAGCTAAGCGTATTAAATGCTGGCGATATACCCGTTTTAAACGATAGTGAAGAAATTCCTACAATTAATATGGGTAACAGTAAAGCTTGGGGAGAAATATTTAATACAATTATTGCAAGAGAAGAAGACCAAGCCAAGCGAGAAGAGCTAATAAAGCTCAGGGACGAAGCTATAGCTCAAGGGAAAAAAGACATTGCGTATGCAATTGAAGCTCAAAAAAAGATAGAAAAAGAAGCAAACGAAGCATTAGCTGAAGAAGGTCGAGTTCCAAGATCAAAAGAATATACTAATACTTCTCTTAAACTTTCTTTAACCCAAACTTTACGAAACGGAGTTGAAATTTCGCCCCAAATAAGTTTAAAAGAAAGTGTAGCTGATTTTAGAGGCAAAGAACAAAAGGAAGCCCAAAGACCTATATATAGCTCTGAAATGGGATTTCAAATAAAAATTCCACTCGCTAAAGGATGGGGAAAAGAAAGCAAAGCTGCAAGGGAAACTACAGCTTCATTAGAGTATGAAGCCAGTATTTTAAGCCTTGAACATTCAATCTCCATAAGTATTTATTCTACAATTCAAGCTTATTGGCAACTTGTTTCCGCTCAAAAACGACTTGCTTATTTAATTGATTCATCAAAAATTCAATCCAGAGTATTAATTATAGGAAAAGCCCTTATTGATTCTGACGAAATTCCTTCTTTTGAACTTTCAAGGCTATTAGGTAACAGTAAAAATGCTGATGCGTCAATAATAAACGCCGAAAGTGTTCTTCATCAAGCTCGAATAAACCTTGCAAAAACTACAGGAATTTCAATAGATAATGAAAATTATCTTCCGATAGCTATAGATAATTTTCCCAAAGCTCCTAAAAAACAAATTATCGATTCATTATCCGCTATAAATTATTACAACAATGCGCTATCAAGCAGACCTGATTATAAAGCATCATTACTAATAAAAGATTCCGCTAAAGTCATACTTGTCGCAGCTCGCTCAGACTTAAAAAGCAGAGCTGATCTTACTTTTACGACAGGTTACATGGGTCAAGAACAGCATTCGAATGTTGTTAAAGGAATGAAAGGCGGTTTTTTTGAAGACCTTACAGGACCAAGCTTTAAACTTGCTTTAGATCAAAGTTATCCTATCTCCAATAATGAAGCTTTAGGCAATTTAAAAAAAATGCTTTCTATATGGAACCAATCATCAATTCAGACAAGAGAACTTAAAAAGAGTATAAAATCTAATATAAACCTTGTTGTCCATTCGTTAAAAGATATATCTCAACAACTTGAACAAAGATTTGAAGCCGCTAACTCCATAGACGCAACAATGAATTCAGAACTTGAAAGATACAGCCTTGGAGCATCAAAGCTTACAGACATAATTCTTACA is a window of Desulfobacterales bacterium DNA encoding:
- a CDS encoding TolC family protein, with the translated sequence MLFYKKMLLLAFILFFYTCAWSMESIEKEFENYKLTGVPLSLMDAVRLTLENDSNIDIQKEDSNYKQGTLQIASSEFDLKLSIDASGSFVQEELSPKEYKEQLAINERLRGIANGAHKVVQDIEKQLSVLNAGDIPVLNDSEEIPTINMGNSKAWGEIFNTIIAREEDQAKREELIKLRDEAIAQGKKDIAYAIEAQKKIEKEANEALAEEGRVPRSKEYTNTSLKLSLTQTLRNGVEISPQISLKESVADFRGKEQKEAQRPIYSSEMGFQIKIPLAKGWGKESKAARETTASLEYEASILSLEHSISISIYSTIQAYWQLVSAQKRLAYLIDSSKIQSRVLIIGKALIDSDEIPSFELSRLLGNSKNADASIINAESVLHQARINLAKTTGISIDNENYLPIAIDNFPKAPKKQIIDSLSAINYYNNALSSRPDYKASLLIKDSAKVILVAARSDLKSRADLTFTTGYMGQEQHSNVVKGMKGGFFEDLTGPSFKLALDQSYPISNNEALGNLKKMLSIWNQSSIQTRELKKSIKSNINLVVHSLKDISQQLEQRFEAANSIDATMNSELERYSLGASKLTDIILTEEELTSSRFSFIDIQENYAQYLIKFRFETASLIQFKEGGYFINEENFFKIP
- a CDS encoding porin family protein; translation: MGKKIILTLSILTFLIPSVYARDVDDSAFYLGTGCSFAYEMFDYSEDYNADYGNTFGFYLKTGYRFNRYISFQIDFDYFRNFLDSKYSDCYYCSNYDPASRDFDILTLTGGLKLSVKLTNSLRPYVFAGAGIIKGKTDFESFAAAEISSQTVTDSGKCVKAAAGIDYFLSDNVSLGFEGGYTKAFGDLDEIKFAFGNINVAFYF